In Pseudomonas sp. Leaf58, one DNA window encodes the following:
- a CDS encoding VOC family protein, with product MAVKPIPEGQRSITPYLAINDAAKAIEFYKKAFGAVEMFRLDAPGGRVGHAELKIGDSSLMLGDPCDMEGGLTASQKLTGAGVGLHLYVEDCDKVYAQAIASGATPLHPLTDQFYGDRSGTLKDPFGNIWFVSTHKEELTPDEIRARAAKMFAGN from the coding sequence ATGGCAGTCAAACCCATTCCCGAAGGCCAGCGCAGCATCACCCCCTACTTGGCCATCAACGACGCGGCCAAGGCCATCGAGTTCTATAAGAAGGCCTTTGGTGCGGTCGAGATGTTCCGCCTCGATGCCCCAGGCGGTCGCGTCGGCCATGCCGAACTGAAGATTGGTGACTCGTCGCTGATGCTCGGTGACCCCTGCGACATGGAGGGCGGCCTGACCGCCAGCCAGAAACTCACCGGCGCGGGCGTGGGCCTGCACCTGTATGTCGAGGACTGCGACAAGGTCTACGCCCAAGCCATTGCCAGTGGCGCTACCCCGCTGCACCCACTGACAGACCAGTTCTACGGTGACCGCAGCGGCACCCTGAAAGACCCGTTCGGCAACATCTGGTTCGTGTCCACCCACAAGGAAGAGCTGACCCCCGACGAGATTCGCGCCCGCGCGGCCAAGATGTTCGCTGGTAACTGA